The region AGTTCTACCGCAAACTTTCCCTTCTTGGTGGAGTTTATTTCGCCGATCTGCACCAAAAGGAAAGGGAAGTTGTCAGAATGCTTGGCTCAATGCAAGCCTGCTGAAGCAGTTCAGTGGGTCAAGGtccttttttttgggggggggtggATGTTAATGGTTCACCTTCAGTCTTCCTTTTCCACTCACTGAGATGATGTCTCCAGTCTTGATTGTTGTATTGCTTTTAGTTATGGTGGACCAATTAACCCGAACATCCCCGTTTCTGGACCGAGACAGAAAGTCACTTACTTGGGGACACTATAAAGAGGCTAAGCAATTTATACCTTAAAAATCGAAGTTAATAGTTCAAGAAACCTTAAAAGAGGAGAAACCTTAAAAGAAGAGCAAAATGgaggaagaacaaagaaaaaaaccCAGAACTGACAAAATATGATTGTACAACAAGAGATTGATGTCATCAAGAAAGTAGTGAAGCCACCGTGAAGGTTGCAAATagccaagaaaagaaatggatGATGATAATCCAACAAAAACATTCTGGAAAGTccaagtgaaaaaaaaaataataataacgaAAACAATTTTACAACAGGAATTGAGTTGATTTATAAAGTTGCTAGAGTTGTTTACAAATGGTACCAGGAAAATTTGATGATCGAAACAATTATTTATAACCCCTAAAAATAAGGATTGAAAGTTTAGCCCACAGACTAAATGTCTTCGTAGGTTGGTAAAGAGGCACCAAAAACAGTAGGCCTTGACCCCGTGAAGTTATAATGGCACATATTCATCCAAACATGAAGCCTAGATGTCTCGACTCTTTTCCCAACTAAATGTGTTTCTAAGTTAGTAAAAGATTACAAGCAGTAGGCTTCTACCCTTTGATATTATAGGGACATGAATTCACCCAAACATGAAGCCTAGATGTTTGTTGGACTCTTTTTCCTACTTACACTCTTTTCCATCTTTTCTACAACCCACAGCCCTAAACTCGAGCCCATGACTTAACCTTCCACTCACAAAGGGGAAACCTCACCATTGCCACTATGGCTCGCCctcatagagagagagagagagagagagagagttttcaTTTTTCCCCTTCCACTCAAACATATTCCTCAATGCATTGACCCAATAAgaaatccataaaaaatattgGGATCTGCACAATGAAGACTTATGAATGGACATCAGGGATTTGCTATTGCACCATAAGCCAGCGATTTGATTCTAGTAATAGACACTCAAGGACAAGAAGAttcaaaagaaaaccaaaataactGGGGGATGTTCAAGCCATGAGAAAGGGACCGTACCCTATCATCTAATAAGATGGTATGCTAGAAACTAGCATAAAGAAATTCATACTATGAACAGAAAATGGCTTAAATAAGATTTTGCTAAATATCAAAATGCATGTTCACATATGCCATAACTCTGTTATAGAGTAGAAACCACcttaaagtaaggcaaaaaaaCTTGGACATGCCTTAGAACAAGAAATTGGTGTCATCCTCTAGGAAGAATCTAAGGAGATAAATCTGTCAACAATATTCACAAAATGATACATCTAAACAACAGGCATACCTGATTAAATCAACTAGTTTTGTTCGTGAAATTTTATATCCTGCACTAGCCAGAGCATCAACTCTCAATGATGCTTCCACAGTTTTGAAGGTCTTGGTTCTGCAAGGAGTAAGAGTTATGTCAATCACTGATCCCAGGTGAGACATGCCAAAAAAATATCAACAGCAAAATGACTTGCAACCTGGGCAGCTCATATTCAAGGTCAAGTAAAGGTATCTGTCTACAAGTAACTGGCACATTGCCAACCTGCAGAAGAAAAGGCAAAATGACATTCATTTTCATTACTTAAATATCCAAAGCATTCTATTATTGCTATCAGGATGTAATTGATCACAAACAACAAGAAAAGATCCATTGAAACTCCAATCATAGAGGATATTTGTTcacaaattttccaaattttgcaAACAAGGTTGTACATATAAGAAAGCATCGGTACCTTATCCAATGTAGATGTGACAAAGTCAACAAGTTCTGGAACAATAAGAACATGAGCTCCATTTCTCCCCTGGGGACAGCAGATGGATTTTAAGGCCAAAATTGACAAATTTTGCTGTCCCAAATGGGAGCAGGGAAAAGATTAAGCATCAATGTATACAGTGACATGTAAGAGAGAGTATATTAATGATGATCACATTGTCCCAAGTATAAAATGGGAATAGACAAAAAGAGGAATACCAAAGGAGAGCTTGAGTAAGCCTTGACCCTGATCAACAACTACTGATATCAGAATCCTAACAACATATTAACCTTAAAAAAGTTAAGCAAGGCAAtggttaaaaatttaaaatattttctacatagTTTCAAGCAAGGATTCCCCTGCAAGGGATCCTTCATCAACTACGATTATTAGGATCGGACTAATTGGTTAAAAAATCTCTTACTCATTTAACAAACTCCCTTATTTACCAAAGTAATCAGATTTTAGAGAAGTATTGCTGCACATTAATAAGTAAAGCTTGACACACATGCATGTATGGTGGTGGGATTCTTAAAATCGTGGTGCAACAGGAGTCAACATCCTATTGCTTCCAGAAATCAAGTTCCGTACTTAGGAATCTTGTTTAGAATCACATAATTTATCAACTTCGACTTTCCATGTTGGAACACTTCTCATGCATCTCTCTTTTTGATTAGTTTCTCATGATCAAGTTTTCTTGTCCATGCTACAAGCTCAACATCAAAACCCTGACTCCTGGCCCAATATTTTCCATTAAATGCAGTTTACAGATCTCTCCTTCAGTTGATCTTCACAGGTCTGAATAATTTCCAGTGTTTTTTTCACAATCAATAATCAAAATCTTCATCCACATCCCACAACAATCAATTTCATCCATTGGCCAACAACTAGTGAAGTCATAGCCCCTTCCAGAAATCTTCTGTTTATCACGTGTATAGGCACgccaaattttgtttttcagaGGTCATTTTATCTAAAACCCAGTTGCGTATGAGGCATGCTTGTATAGGTTATGCTCATCATCATAGAAAAATTCCTCTAGAACCAACATTCATTGAAGAAAGTATTTATCTTCTCAAACCActccaaatttttcttaatggtttttcttattttaaatccAATGACTTGCAGTTAAGAAACATATAACAGATCGAAAGAAAATGGGCATGCCAAGATGCTATGCTATATTTGAGTAGATATGAGCATGTACATCTCAAATTAATTGTTAATCATACCTGCAAAATAATATCCCCCAGCTTCTCCCTAGCAATCCCTGTACCAAGAATTGCGCCAAGGAAGTCGCCATGAGAACACTGTTGAAACCCAAAGTTTCCTGTGATACTGGAAACGGTAACTATTTAACAAACATGGTTTGAGAAAATGTGACATAGTCATTGTTGCTTCACTTGGACAATAACCAACATCGGTGCCTTGCCTTAATGCTGCAACAATATCTGGATCCTTAGTCAAATCTTGCAGATGGCCAACTGAAAGCCGACAACGCTCAGCCTGGAGGACTTGGAAgataaataacatattaaatgcAGAAAACAtttattcaaacaaaaatccacACAACTCCTTGCTTCAATTTAACCTGTGGGTATCCGCCATGAGCAATTGTTTTGATGTCGGCTAACTTCTCCAACACTATAGTAGATTCGTTCAAAATAGGTGGCGTGAGAAAATCAGTATGAAGTACTTCTCTCCTAGATTGTGCCCGTCTTCCCTAAGAAGGGTTGATTGAAAAACATCTGAATTATCTTTAATGTATAACTGAATGAAAAGGCTACTTAATCACATTAAAGAGCCATAAATTATTAAGCATTCCTCCTATGGTACTCCCCAGAAAAGAAAGgagggaagaaagagacaatAAAACAAAAGGAAGTGGTCTTCACTCCACAAGGCGATCAGGTAGCCATTTAAATAGAGCTTTatgaaactaaataaaataccaattcaacAATATGCTTCACAGCTTCAATGGAACTCTCATCTCTCACTGAACTAAGTAAACCATCA is a window of Diospyros lotus cultivar Yz01 chromosome 10, ASM1463336v1, whole genome shotgun sequence DNA encoding:
- the LOC127810817 gene encoding uncharacterized protein LOC127810817 isoform X1, with protein sequence MAATSSVVSPWLLRRALQAFVAPHHPSSYKPLLSVPLPTLASSAAGLCHLAQAIKGDVDGLLSSVRDESSIEAVKHIVELGRRAQSRREVLHTDFLTPPILNESTIVLEKLADIKTIAHGGYPQAERCRLSVGHLQDLTKDPDIVAALSITGNFGFQQCSHGDFLGAILGTGIAREKLGDIILQGRNGAHVLIVPELVDFVTSTLDKVGNVPVTCRQIPLLDLEYELPRTKTFKTVEASLRVDALASAGYKISRTKLVDLIRNGDVRVNWSTITKSNTTIKTGDIISVSGKGRLKIGEINSTKKGKFAVELIQYL
- the LOC127810817 gene encoding uncharacterized protein LOC127810817 isoform X2, with amino-acid sequence MAATSSVVSPWLLRRALQAFVAPHHPSSYKPLLSVPLPTLASSGLCHLAQAIKGDVDGLLSSVRDESSIEAVKHIVELGRRAQSRREVLHTDFLTPPILNESTIVLEKLADIKTIAHGGYPQAERCRLSVGHLQDLTKDPDIVAALSITGNFGFQQCSHGDFLGAILGTGIAREKLGDIILQGRNGAHVLIVPELVDFVTSTLDKVGNVPVTCRQIPLLDLEYELPRTKTFKTVEASLRVDALASAGYKISRTKLVDLIRNGDVRVNWSTITKSNTTIKTGDIISVSGKGRLKIGEINSTKKGKFAVELIQYL